In Salinisphaera sp. T31B1, the following are encoded in one genomic region:
- a CDS encoding patatin-like phospholipase family protein, whose translation MNTARPTATALSRADVERDERERLQLQRMERALVRAWLGAPSAIADADYQCLRYALGLARLHVFRPASGQDDVTVDSAQIAPLRAWLLEHLYDRLRGSATAEEKLVYCLEAVPGLRARCIALRRRLLATHGNDFDAAALDREAGRRALVVVAGGGGGAGYVYAGAFARLMEDNLIPDYIVGNSIGAILGLFRAQRRHGDVNEYLDFARPLKNGDIFSTARRRREFCLPGLLHLHLRALHQRMSTGDLRRPLRLDEMEIPLDLIVAGIRRRPYERLASDVRAPERGADRWLPMWMRVAARFTRLLQFFSADVVEPIVLGRDTDTRAVHAVDAAGFSAAVPTILQYEPGPRAGVTREIFSELMARRELAAIVDGGVADNVPARAAWQGVAAGRAATATRNAYYLAFDCFFPRVDAKNLWLWPITQTVQMQMRINRVYADTMVRFDKTLSPLNIVPGGEALDLAVGWGYRQMDAQIDEVREMLRPVALTGADARAVAS comes from the coding sequence ATGAACACGGCGCGCCCTACCGCAACGGCGTTGTCGCGTGCCGACGTCGAACGCGACGAACGCGAGCGGCTGCAGCTCCAGCGTATGGAGCGCGCCCTGGTGCGTGCCTGGCTGGGGGCGCCGTCGGCGATCGCCGATGCCGACTACCAGTGTCTGCGTTATGCCCTGGGTCTGGCCAGACTGCATGTGTTCCGCCCGGCCAGCGGCCAGGATGATGTCACCGTCGACTCCGCCCAGATCGCGCCGCTGCGCGCCTGGCTGCTCGAACATCTATACGACCGGCTGCGCGGTTCGGCGACGGCCGAGGAAAAGCTGGTCTACTGTCTCGAGGCCGTGCCGGGCCTGCGTGCGCGCTGTATCGCGCTGCGGCGCCGGTTGCTGGCCACCCATGGCAACGACTTCGATGCCGCGGCGCTCGACCGCGAGGCCGGCCGCCGGGCCCTGGTCGTGGTTGCCGGTGGGGGCGGCGGGGCCGGCTATGTCTATGCCGGCGCCTTCGCTCGGCTCATGGAAGACAATCTCATTCCGGACTACATCGTGGGCAATTCGATCGGCGCCATCCTGGGCCTGTTTCGTGCCCAGCGACGCCACGGCGATGTCAACGAATACCTGGATTTTGCCCGGCCACTGAAAAACGGCGATATCTTCTCCACCGCGCGTCGGCGTCGCGAGTTCTGTCTGCCGGGGCTGCTGCACCTGCATCTGCGGGCCTTGCACCAGCGCATGTCCACCGGTGATCTGCGCCGGCCCCTGCGGCTCGACGAAATGGAGATCCCGCTGGATCTGATCGTGGCGGGCATTCGCCGACGGCCCTACGAGCGGCTGGCCTCGGATGTACGCGCACCCGAACGTGGCGCCGACCGCTGGCTGCCGATGTGGATGCGTGTGGCCGCACGCTTTACCCGCCTGCTGCAGTTCTTTTCGGCGGATGTGGTCGAGCCGATCGTACTCGGCCGGGATACCGACACCCGGGCAGTGCATGCCGTGGACGCCGCCGGCTTCTCGGCGGCGGTGCCGACGATCCTGCAGTACGAGCCGGGCCCCAGAGCCGGCGTCACGCGCGAGATATTCTCCGAGCTGATGGCCCGACGCGAGCTGGCGGCGATCGTCGACGGCGGTGTAGCCGACAACGTGCCCGCCCGGGCTGCATGGCAGGGCGTGGCCGCCGGGCGGGCCGCCACGGCGACGCGCAATGCCTACTACCTGGCCTTCGACTGTTTCTTTCCCCGGGTGGATGCCAAGAATCTCTGGCTCTGGCCGATCACGCAGACGGTGCAGATGCAGATGCGCATCAATCGAGTGTATGCCGACACGATGGTTCGTTTCGACAAGACCCTGTCGCCTTTGAATATCGTGCCCGGCGGCGAGGCGCTGGATCTGGCCGTCGGCTGGGGATACCGTCAGATGGACGCCCAGATCGACGAGGTGCGCGAGATGCTGCGCCCAGTGGCGCTGACCGGGGCCGATGCGCGGGCGGTGGCCTCGTGA
- a CDS encoding ligase-associated DNA damage response exonuclease, giving the protein MSDLITPTEHGLYCAPGDFHIDPWRSVDRALITHGHADHARAGHGHYWAARPGLGILYQRLGRDIALTGVDYGQPLDFGGVRVSFHPAGHVLGSAQIRVEYDGEVWVASGDYKRQPDPTCAAFEVVPCDTFITEATFALPVYRWDDTPAVAADIRHWWQTNAEAGRTSVLFCYSLGKAQRLLAELAGLADMPAGAMAYLHGALVPLTRLYREAGIDMLATEPVSACDKRHDFARALVMAPPSAAGSRWMRRFPRHSTGFASGWMRIRGNRRRRGYDRGFVLSDHADWPGLIDTIEATGAHRVLATHGRTDVLVAYLRDRGIDAAPLVTEYADTAEAEARAD; this is encoded by the coding sequence ATGAGCGATCTCATCACGCCGACCGAGCACGGTCTGTACTGTGCGCCCGGGGATTTTCATATCGACCCCTGGCGATCGGTCGACCGGGCGTTGATCACCCACGGTCATGCTGATCATGCACGGGCTGGTCACGGTCACTACTGGGCGGCCCGGCCGGGGCTCGGCATCCTCTATCAGCGGCTGGGCCGCGACATCGCGCTCACCGGTGTGGACTACGGCCAGCCGCTGGATTTCGGCGGGGTGCGCGTGTCTTTCCATCCGGCCGGGCACGTGCTGGGCTCGGCCCAGATCCGTGTCGAGTACGACGGTGAGGTCTGGGTGGCATCCGGCGACTACAAGCGTCAGCCCGATCCGACCTGTGCGGCATTCGAAGTGGTGCCCTGCGATACGTTCATTACCGAAGCGACCTTCGCGCTGCCGGTCTATCGCTGGGACGACACCCCGGCCGTGGCCGCGGATATCCGACACTGGTGGCAGACCAACGCCGAGGCCGGGCGCACCAGCGTGCTGTTCTGCTATTCGCTGGGCAAGGCGCAGCGCCTGCTCGCTGAACTGGCGGGGTTGGCCGACATGCCGGCCGGGGCCATGGCCTATCTGCATGGCGCGCTGGTCCCGTTGACTCGCCTGTATCGCGAGGCCGGCATCGACATGCTGGCCACCGAGCCGGTCAGCGCCTGCGACAAGCGCCACGATTTCGCTCGGGCGCTGGTCATGGCCCCGCCCTCGGCCGCCGGCTCACGTTGGATGCGGCGTTTTCCACGACATTCCACCGGCTTTGCCTCCGGCTGGATGCGGATTCGCGGCAACCGGCGCCGGCGCGGCTACGACCGTGGCTTCGTGTTGTCCGATCATGCCGACTGGCCCGGGCTGATAGACACGATCGAGGCCACCGGCGCGCACCGGGTACTGGCCACGCACGGCCGGACCGATGTGCTCGTGGCCTATCTGCGAGATCGCGGTATCGATGCCGCCCCGCTGGTGACCGAGTATGCCGATACCGCTGAGGCCGAGGCCCGGGCCGATTGA
- a CDS encoding sulfotransferase, whose amino-acid sequence MTRKASVRSHPSPALHRALELHRAGRLDAAEAAYAAIKRRDADYAESLRLRGVLAQQRRQPAAAVRLLRRACEQQPANPIHHHTLAEALRANGDLAGAIASYRRAWALAPGRHATGIDLGDVQAQRGDGEAALASYRAVADAAPDHAQANERIAGLLAERGQPGAARDQLAHWAANIGADRAQAHRVAAAHAAIGDFDTAAARYRDLLAEGGDDATACAGLGSVLQSQGDFAGAREWLERALDLRPDIGWVYAALVADRDYTISPAREADMQRLADAPQTSPRSRISLHFALGQLLDRRGETEAAFAHFATANRAHARAEPFDQAIFDDRMARIMAQYTAGFFERRPAAGHASARPVFVVGMPRSGTSLVEQIIASHPQAHGAGELDDIRRIARELPVALGDRRRFPECADALADPLAEQLASRYLATLEALDPVVERVTDKMPFNMLWLGLIAQLFPNARVIYCRREPMDNCLSCYFQIFSKGLRFAYDLGHLGHVYRQHERLMAHWQSVLPLPILTVDYETLVAEPETQSRRLIDFIGLDWDDRCLAFHETERAVRTASVWQVRQPVYASSVARWQAYAGQLEPLRRALERA is encoded by the coding sequence ATGACTCGCAAGGCCTCTGTCCGCTCGCACCCCTCGCCCGCTCTGCACCGGGCGCTCGAACTTCACCGCGCCGGGCGGCTCGATGCCGCCGAGGCGGCGTATGCCGCGATCAAGCGCCGCGATGCCGATTATGCCGAGTCGTTGCGGCTGCGCGGGGTGCTTGCCCAGCAACGTCGACAACCGGCGGCCGCGGTGCGTCTGCTGCGCCGCGCCTGCGAACAGCAGCCGGCCAATCCGATCCACCACCACACCCTCGCCGAGGCCCTGCGTGCCAACGGCGACCTGGCGGGGGCCATCGCCAGTTATCGGCGTGCCTGGGCGCTGGCACCGGGCCGCCATGCCACCGGAATCGATCTGGGCGATGTCCAGGCACAGCGCGGCGACGGTGAGGCCGCACTGGCCAGCTATCGGGCGGTGGCCGACGCCGCACCCGATCATGCCCAGGCCAATGAGCGCATCGCCGGCTTGCTGGCCGAGCGAGGCCAGCCCGGGGCGGCGCGCGACCAGCTCGCCCACTGGGCGGCGAATATCGGCGCCGATCGTGCCCAGGCCCATCGTGTAGCGGCGGCCCATGCCGCAATCGGCGATTTCGATACGGCCGCTGCGCGCTATCGTGATCTGCTGGCCGAGGGTGGCGACGACGCCACGGCCTGTGCCGGGCTGGGCAGCGTGTTGCAGAGTCAGGGCGATTTCGCCGGCGCACGCGAATGGCTCGAGCGCGCGCTCGATCTGCGGCCGGATATCGGCTGGGTCTACGCGGCACTGGTCGCCGATCGTGACTATACGATCTCGCCAGCGCGCGAGGCCGACATGCAGCGGCTGGCCGATGCGCCGCAGACCAGCCCGCGATCGCGTATCAGCCTGCATTTTGCGCTCGGCCAGCTGCTCGACCGGCGCGGCGAAACCGAGGCGGCCTTTGCGCATTTCGCGACCGCCAATCGTGCGCACGCCCGCGCCGAACCGTTCGATCAGGCGATCTTCGACGATCGTATGGCGCGGATCATGGCGCAATATACGGCCGGTTTCTTCGAGCGACGGCCGGCGGCCGGGCATGCCTCGGCGCGCCCGGTATTCGTCGTGGGAATGCCGCGTTCAGGGACCAGCCTGGTCGAACAGATCATCGCAAGCCACCCGCAGGCGCATGGGGCCGGCGAACTGGACGATATTCGCCGGATCGCACGTGAGCTGCCGGTCGCGCTCGGCGATCGCCGACGATTTCCCGAATGCGCCGATGCGCTGGCCGATCCGCTGGCCGAGCAGCTTGCGAGCCGGTATCTGGCCACGCTCGAGGCGCTCGATCCGGTCGTCGAACGCGTGACCGACAAGATGCCGTTCAATATGCTCTGGCTTGGTCTGATCGCCCAGCTGTTTCCCAATGCGCGCGTGATCTACTGTCGTCGCGAGCCGATGGACAACTGCCTGTCGTGCTATTTCCAGATCTTCAGCAAGGGGCTGCGCTTTGCCTACGATCTGGGCCATCTCGGCCATGTCTATCGTCAGCATGAACGCCTGATGGCCCATTGGCAGTCGGTGCTGCCACTGCCGATCCTGACGGTGGACTACGAGACCCTGGTCGCCGAGCCCGAGACCCAGAGCCGGCGTCTGATCGATTTCATCGGTCTGGACTGGGACGACCGCTGTCTGGCTTTCCACGAGACCGAGCGCGCTGTCCGTACCGCCAGCGTCTGGCAGGTGCGCCAGCCCGTCTACGCATCGTCGGTGGCGCGCTGGCAGGCCTATGCCGGCCAGCTGGAGCCCTTGCGCAGGGCGCTGGAGCGCGCATGA
- a CDS encoding DcaP family trimeric outer membrane transporter, protein MSTTPFRSARVRAAVRGVLGTTIAVPMLFSAMPALAQGSQQDQMQQLRDQIRMLQQKVDDMAAQQDAAQARQQARSETDAASQTAIGQADKEPADGFKVGNTTVKLNGYLKFDAVYDFEDDHGASLGPSDAIATLNAKGTDHPGDGNIGATVKQTRLKLSTTTETETFGEIGGYIEMDFYGDNYSDAFGDGPDPRVRRAYLTVGNFLIGRDWSTFSDFNYGTTLNFYGPQAQLFERQAQVRYTFDMKDAGTLDVALETPTGDGVENGLASDDGSPYFQSNQTGNEDSPLPDFAIRYQGSQGPVSFQVAGIARYLKADIQGFNGADDNGNDTTFGWGLDVGATWSLPTGTTLMGTVAGGEGIGKYIYAPAGGADTYINNNGELEAFQRWGYIATISQELTSELTGNVIWGQAFSENPNNVSYSTAAFHDNSDTLAVNLLYTPVDPLTLGIEYNRAFYEQQDGVDATAQNVQFSTIYNF, encoded by the coding sequence ATGAGCACGACACCGTTCCGGTCCGCCAGAGTGCGGGCTGCCGTCCGAGGTGTGCTGGGCACCACCATCGCCGTACCGATGCTGTTTTCCGCCATGCCGGCGCTTGCCCAGGGCAGCCAGCAGGATCAGATGCAGCAGCTGCGCGATCAGATTCGCATGCTGCAACAGAAAGTCGACGACATGGCCGCTCAGCAGGATGCGGCCCAGGCCCGTCAGCAGGCCCGCTCCGAAACCGACGCGGCCTCGCAGACCGCGATCGGCCAGGCAGACAAGGAGCCCGCGGACGGCTTCAAGGTCGGCAATACCACCGTCAAGCTCAACGGTTATCTCAAGTTCGACGCGGTCTACGACTTCGAGGACGATCACGGCGCCTCGCTCGGTCCGTCGGACGCGATCGCCACGCTCAATGCCAAAGGCACCGACCACCCCGGTGACGGCAATATCGGCGCGACCGTCAAGCAGACCCGTCTGAAACTGTCCACGACCACCGAAACCGAGACGTTCGGCGAGATCGGCGGCTATATCGAGATGGATTTCTACGGCGACAACTACAGCGACGCGTTCGGCGATGGCCCGGACCCGCGTGTTCGTCGTGCGTATCTGACAGTGGGCAACTTCCTGATCGGCCGCGACTGGTCCACGTTCTCGGACTTCAACTACGGCACCACGCTGAACTTCTACGGCCCGCAGGCTCAGCTGTTCGAGCGTCAGGCTCAGGTGCGCTACACGTTCGACATGAAGGACGCCGGCACGCTCGACGTGGCGCTCGAGACGCCAACCGGTGATGGCGTGGAGAACGGACTGGCGAGCGACGACGGCTCCCCGTACTTCCAGTCGAACCAAACCGGCAACGAGGACTCGCCGCTACCCGATTTCGCGATCCGCTATCAGGGCTCGCAGGGCCCGGTCAGCTTCCAGGTGGCCGGCATCGCGCGCTACCTGAAGGCCGATATCCAGGGTTTCAACGGCGCCGACGACAACGGCAACGACACGACGTTCGGCTGGGGTCTGGATGTGGGTGCGACCTGGTCGCTGCCCACGGGCACGACCCTCATGGGCACCGTGGCCGGTGGTGAAGGCATCGGCAAGTACATCTATGCGCCGGCCGGTGGTGCGGATACCTATATCAATAACAACGGCGAGCTGGAAGCATTCCAGCGCTGGGGTTATATCGCGACGATCTCCCAGGAGCTGACCTCCGAGCTCACGGGCAACGTGATCTGGGGCCAGGCGTTCTCGGAAAACCCGAACAACGTCTCGTATTCGACCGCCGCGTTCCACGACAACTCCGACACGCTCGCGGTCAACCTGCTTTACACGCCGGTCGATCCGTTGACCCTGGGTATCGAATACAACCGGGCGTTCTACGAGCAGCAGGACGGCGTCGACGCCACCGCCCAGAACGTGCAGTTCTCCACGATCTACAACTTCTAG